The segment CACAAgaacccaacaacaacactggtATGACAACATAAGAggttttggcaaaaaaaaagcaccaaaccacCTTTGGGTAGTTGGATGCAAAAACCAGGGCCAGGTCAAAACCTTATCCAAATGGGAGACCTGAGCTATATCAGGCCACTTTTAGCATCTCCCAGGAACCGCTAAGATAAATGAGGAAATTTCTTCCTTTTGAAAGATCAGCAGAAATGAATTGGCCATGTCCAGAGACAGCCTCGAGAAGGACCATACCACAATATCCTAGAACAGTCTGTCCTTGGCAACAATggccccatcagcagcagtagaaatAACCTTTATAATTGATAATTTTATCTTTTATAATTGACATTTTGTGACACACTactaaagaaaattaaaatcacaaGCATAATGATTTACTTCCTCTGTTAAAAGGTGACAACAGAGATGTTTACAACAATGATGTAACTTTAGTCACCATGTTCTCCCATTCAGGACTTCCCAAATATGTGAAAGGAATACATTATACATGAATAAAAGTAGTTTCAAAATGGCACggggttaaaacaggaaggatgttgaactagaaTATATTGAGAGCACAGTAATCCTAACgaacaaatgtattttatgcACCACAGTGCCGGTCCATCGTATCAACAGCAAAATGACATCTCAGAGTTCAGCAATAAgtttcagcagcaacaatggTATACTCTCAACCGAAGGAGTGTCGGGATAGAGGATGAGATGTCCGAACCCATGGATACTGGAGACATGTAAGGACAATTTCTATTATGTAGTTTTATTTCGCAGCTAACATTTCCTTTTAAGTAAATACTCTACATGTTAACTCTCACATGCTCTAGACACATTGCTTCATGGATCTCTGGtcacttttttcagtgaaaGGCCGAAGAATGAGCCTAGACAGGAGGAGCCCATAGGCGGGGGCAGTTCACAGCCACAGGGATTGGGAAACGACCAGGACCAAGGCTGGGGAAACAACCAGGCCCAAGGCTTGGGAAACGGccaggcccaaggctggggaaacgaccaggcaGGCCAGgctggggaaacgaccaggcccagggatggggaaacgaccaggcccaacgctggggaaacgaccaggcccaacgctggggaaacgaccaggcccaaggctggggaaACGGCCAGGCCCCAGGCTGGGGAAACGGccaggcccaaggctggggaaacgaccaggcccaaggctggggaaacgaccaggcccagggatggggaaacgaccaggcccaacGCTGGGGAACTaccaggcccaaggctggggaaacggccaggcccaaggctggggaaACGGCCAGGCCCATGGCTGGGGACGGccaggcccaaggctggggaaacgaccaggcccaaggctggggaaacgatcaggcccagggatggggaaacgatcaggcccagggatggggaaacgaccaggcccaaggctggggCGGCGACCAGGCCCAGGGATGGGAGACGACCAGGCCCAGGATGGGGGAAACGATcaggcccaaggctggggaGACGAGCAGGCCCAGGGATGGGCgacgaccaggcccaaggctggggaGACGACCAGGACCAAGGCTGGGGCgacgaccaggcccaaggctggggaGACGACCAGGCCCATGGATGGGGAGACGACCAGTCCCAAGGCTCGGGCGACGACcaggcccagggatggggagacgaccaggcccagggatggggagacgaccaggcccaaggctAGGGCGACGACcaggcccagggatggggaaacgaccaggcccaaggcaCAGCAGACCAGCCACATCAGGGCTTCGAAAGAAAGTAGCCCAGCGAAGTCACAAGAACCGAACAACAACACTGGTATGACAACATAAAGAggttttggcaaaaaaaagcaccaaaccacCTTTGGTTAGTTGCATGCAGAAACAAGGCCAAGTCAACTATAATCCAAATGGGAGACTTGAGCTATATCAGGCCACTTTTAGCATCTCCCGAGGAACCGTAAGTAAGaccaattaaatcaaatgtattcCTTTGAAAGATCAGCAGAAATGAATTGGCCATGTGTAGAGACAGCATTGAGAAGGCCCATACCACGTTATCCTAGAACAGTCCGTCCTTGACAACAATGggccccatcagcagcagtagaatATCCTGTATAATTGATATTTGTAACTTTTATAATTGATATTTTGTAACACATTActgaagaaaattaaaatcacaaGCATAAAGATTCACTTCCTCTGTTGAAAGGTGACAACAGAGATCTTCAGAACAATGATTAAACTTTCGTCACCATGTAGTCCCATTAAGGACTTCCCAATTATTTAAAAGGAATAAATTATGTGTGGATAAAAGTCTTTGTAAAATGGCATggggttaaaacaggaaggatgttgaactagaaatATTGAGAGCACAGTAAtcctaacaaacaaatgtattttatgcACCACAGTGCCGATCCATTGTATCAACAGCACAATGACACCTCAGAGTTCAGCAATaattttcagcagcaacaacgtTATACTCTAAACCGAAGGAGCGTCGGGATAGAGGATGAGATGTCCGGACCGATGGACAGTGTAGACTTGTCAGAACAATTTCTATGACGTAGTTTTATTTCGCagctaacatttctttttaagtaaATACTCTACTTATTAACTCTCACATGCCATTGCTTCATGGATCTCTGGTCACTTTTTTCAGTAAAAGGCCGATGAATAAGCCAAGACAGGTGCCGCCCATCGGCTGGGGTAGTTCACAGCCTcagggatggggaaacgaccaggcccaaggcaAAGCAGACCAGCCATATCAGGGAATCGAAGAAAGAAGaaccaaacaacaacaatggtCTCGTAACCAGAATACGCGTCGGCGAAAAAAGCACCGAGCCCAAGCCAACACAGGCCAACCACCTTTGGATAGTTGGATGCAGAACCCAGGCCAGGACAGACATGATCCATATTGGAGACCTGAGCCATACCAGGCCACTTTTAGCACCTCCCAGGAACCGGTAAGACCAATTATAAATTTTCGTCCTATTGAAAGACCACCAGAAATGAATTGGCCATATCCAGAGCCAGTATTGATAAGGTCCATACCACAATATCCTAGAATAAGCGGTCCTTGTCAACAAAgggccccagcagcagcaggagaaataCCCTTTAATCGCAATGGCAGAGGACAAGGCTTTACTCAGCCAAGGCAATTTAGACAACCACTACTAAACCCTGAAAACAGACCAGCCACCTTGTTTCCTATGGGGATACACTACAAGGCAGGCCCGGTGATTTACAACTCAGCAGAGGCAGTAATGGAAGATGTGGCAGGGACGGATACTGGTGAGTTTTGAAAAAACAATATTCTCTTTTGATTTAGCTCAGCAAGCTGTCCTGACGATTAATTTTTCTGGGCATAATGGATCTGAGTGTCAGCTTTGAGGCCTTGTTGGGCCCTCTGCTCCATCAAGCAGAGAGACTTTTTCTCTATACAGTAACACTCCATTTGAGGCCTTGGAAGAGGCCTCATTATTggaagtgggtttttttttctgatgctCTTTGTTTTGTCGGAGTTTGTGTTCATGTTATTGTTACTTATGGAGCACCAGGGGTGCAGGATGCTTCTTATATCCAGGTGTGCAGGAGTTAAAATCTATTCAAATGACATTAGGCAAAATACCAAATCAGTAATTTGGTATTATTACGTAAGATTTGATGAACAAATCATCGTCTGGTCTTAATTTCTAGAAAATTcagattttagtgtttttagaacagatataaaacaatattttgaTGAAAATGACAATGCAAAAGTGTAAAGTCTGGGATGCTTGCAGGGTAGTTGTAAAATTATAGGCTTTTTTCCAGAATCTAATATTATAGGCTACTGCAATTATCAAACAGTACGTATGGTTGAACAGATAAAGAAAAACCAACTCCAGGCAGT is part of the Takifugu flavidus isolate HTHZ2018 unplaced genomic scaffold, ASM371156v2 ctg924, whole genome shotgun sequence genome and harbors:
- the LOC130521375 gene encoding eukaryotic translation initiation factor 3 subunit A-like, with translation MYFLHHSADPLYQQHDDTSEFNNNFQQPGHHNRKRKRYWIEDEMSELMDSVDIERPAKSPRLEEPIGGGSSQPQGWGNDQAQGTADQPHQGFERKQPSELTRTQQQHCAGPSYQQQNDISEFSNNFQQQQWYTLNRRSVGIEDEMSEPMDTGDIERPTNEQRQEEPIGWGSSQPQGGGNDQAQGTADQPHQGSERKQPSELTRTQQQHCAGPSYQQQNDISEFSNKFQQQQWYTLNRRSVGIEDEMSEPMDTGDIERPKNEPRQEEPIGGGSSQPQGLGNDQDQGWGNNQAQGLGNGQAQGWGNDQAGQAGETTRPRDGETTRPNAGETTRPNAGETTRPKAGETARPQAGETARPKAGETTRPKAGETTRPRDGETTRPNAGELPGPRLGKRPGPRLGKRPGPWLGTARPKAGETTRPKAGETIRPRDGETIRPRDGETTRPKAGAATRPRDGRRPGPGWGKRSGPRLGRRAGPGMGDDQAQGWGDDQDQGWGDDQAQGWGDDQAHGWGDDQSQGPQQQQEKYPLIAMAEDKALLSQGNLDNHY